The following proteins are encoded in a genomic region of Dialister hominis:
- the hpt gene encoding hypoxanthine phosphoribosyltransferase, producing the protein MKHDIKTVLITREQIAKRVREMGQQITKDYAGKEIVLVGILKGAMPFLCDLMREIDLPVILDTMVVSSYGDATTSSGLVKIKKDLDSDIRGRHVIVVEDIIDTGITMAALTPILEKRGAASVELAIFLDKRERREKEVNVKYIGYEIPDKFIVGYGCDYAQKYRNLPEICELDNKVFAQAK; encoded by the coding sequence TTGAAACATGATATCAAAACCGTATTGATTACAAGAGAACAGATCGCAAAGAGGGTTCGCGAAATGGGCCAGCAGATCACCAAAGATTATGCAGGCAAGGAAATCGTCCTCGTTGGGATTCTGAAAGGTGCCATGCCTTTCCTCTGTGACCTGATGCGTGAAATCGACCTTCCGGTCATTCTGGATACCATGGTCGTTTCCAGCTATGGAGATGCAACCACATCTTCCGGCCTGGTCAAGATCAAGAAAGATCTGGACAGCGATATCCGCGGACGCCATGTCATCGTTGTAGAAGACATCATTGACACCGGCATCACGATGGCAGCTCTCACTCCGATTCTTGAAAAGAGAGGCGCTGCTTCCGTAGAACTCGCTATTTTCCTCGACAAGAGGGAAAGACGTGAGAAGGAAGTCAATGTCAAGTACATCGGCTATGAAATCCCTGACAAATTCATCGTCGGATACGGATGCGACTATGCACAGAAGTATAGAAACCTTCCGGAAATCTGTGAACTGGACAATAAGGTCTTCGCGCAGGCGAAATAA
- the tilS gene encoding tRNA lysidine(34) synthetase TilS — MMDRQWMGRMLSYAHKEKLWRRGSRILAAVSGGPDSLGLLLFLDSIREEEGIEVGCCCVDHHLRKESGEEADYVGKICLERKIPFYRRDVDVKGAQKGGESIETIARDLRYKALRDVKEKEHYDVIATAHHADDQAETVLFHFLRGSGAKGLSGISPKRDDLIRPFLCARKKEIEDFLKDFPYEPCHDPTNDIPDVTRNKLRLLLIPELLSYNPNLVETLSRTSGILREEDHFLEEEAKKAEKRIVKGEEGNCLYCDREIYRSLPTAIARRTTAGLMIRAGAKEPDFEGLERVRNLLLSGKTGAKTDEAGVTVELSSNGFLVYAGDTRHEDKPDAWNLLQIIYKTICPKWVDNIHKTDIIGNNDTENCQKLGRWFMETRLLDKAPLHLEKYQYLLDADKVGTIRLRFPQKGDRIAPSGMEGTKDIGKLLQAKKVPKEARNLWPLAADEDHVYWAGFLRGSRYGRPSPDTKKFLLLTLSWIEGD, encoded by the coding sequence ATGATGGACAGGCAGTGGATGGGGCGCATGCTCTCCTATGCCCATAAGGAAAAGCTCTGGAGAAGGGGAAGCCGTATCCTGGCCGCTGTATCAGGCGGTCCGGACTCTCTGGGGCTTCTTCTTTTTCTCGATTCCATCCGTGAAGAGGAAGGCATAGAGGTAGGATGCTGCTGCGTAGATCACCATCTCCGCAAAGAATCAGGAGAGGAAGCGGACTACGTCGGAAAGATCTGCCTTGAAAGGAAGATTCCCTTCTACAGGAGAGATGTCGACGTCAAAGGCGCGCAGAAGGGCGGCGAATCCATCGAGACAATCGCAAGGGATTTGAGGTACAAGGCGCTCCGAGATGTAAAAGAAAAGGAACATTACGATGTCATTGCGACGGCTCATCACGCAGATGACCAGGCAGAAACCGTCCTTTTCCATTTCCTTCGTGGAAGCGGCGCCAAGGGACTTTCAGGCATCAGCCCCAAAAGGGATGACCTCATCCGTCCGTTCCTCTGCGCAAGGAAAAAGGAAATCGAGGATTTCCTCAAAGATTTCCCTTATGAGCCTTGCCATGATCCGACGAATGACATTCCCGACGTCACAAGGAACAAGCTCAGGCTTCTTCTGATCCCCGAACTTCTTTCCTACAATCCGAATCTGGTGGAAACACTTTCACGCACCTCCGGCATTCTTCGCGAGGAAGATCATTTCCTTGAGGAAGAGGCCAAAAAAGCGGAAAAAAGGATTGTCAAAGGGGAGGAAGGAAACTGCCTTTACTGCGACAGGGAGATTTACAGGAGCCTTCCCACTGCCATTGCAAGAAGGACGACTGCCGGACTGATGATCAGGGCCGGTGCCAAAGAGCCTGATTTTGAAGGACTTGAAAGGGTAAGAAATCTTCTCCTCTCCGGAAAAACAGGCGCAAAAACGGATGAAGCAGGCGTGACCGTTGAGCTTTCATCAAATGGATTTCTTGTTTATGCTGGGGATACAAGGCATGAAGATAAACCGGATGCATGGAATCTGTTACAAATAATTTATAAAACGATATGCCCTAAATGGGTAGATAATATTCACAAGACTGATATAATAGGAAACAACGATACAGAAAACTGCCAGAAGCTGGGCCGCTGGTTTATGGAAACCAGACTGCTCGACAAGGCGCCTCTGCATCTTGAAAAATACCAGTATCTGCTCGATGCGGACAAGGTCGGTACCATCCGCCTCAGATTCCCGCAAAAGGGCGACCGCATCGCACCTTCCGGAATGGAAGGGACAAAGGATATCGGAAAGCTTCTCCAGGCGAAGAAAGTGCCGAAGGAAGCAAGAAATCTGTGGCCGCTGGCCGCTGATGAAGATCACGTGTACTGGGCAGGATTCCTGCGGGGAAGCCGCTACGGAAGACCGTCGCCCGATACAAAGAAATTTTTATTATTAACACTAAGCTGGATAGAAGGAGACTAA
- the ftsH gene encoding ATP-dependent zinc metalloprotease FtsH → MNKFLKNVALYVLLIVIAVSIFNTFVHPQEKHSEITYSDFISQVDKKNVSSVTMVDQSISGKLKDGTEFATYAPAHDTTLLPKLTDNNVTITAKPPEQPSWWMSLLSSLLPIVILVIVWFWIMNQTQGGGGRVMSFGKSRAKMTGEGQVHVNFDDVAGEDEAKEELSEVVDFLKNPGRYTAIGAKIPKGVLLVGPPGTGKTLLARAVAGEARVPFFSISGSDFVEMFVGVGASRVRDLFAQAKKNAPCIVFIDEIDAVGRQRGSGLGGGHDEREQTLNQLLVEMDGFGSNEGIITIAATNRPDILDPALLRPGRFDRRVVVGRPDLRGRLAILRVHARNKPLEADVDLNTIAKKIPGFTGADIANLLNEAALLAARQNRKTISMADLEEASEKVSYGPERKSHKVSDEERKLTAYHESGHAIMATLLPDADPVHKVTIIPRGQAGGYTMMLPREERSFITKSHLLAQLRVALGGRCAEKIIFDEISSGASGDLQQVTGILRKMIMEWGMSDRLGPMIFGEHQEQIFLGKQLGSERNYGETVATIIDEEMHKYLNEALNDTMQMLTDNIEVLHAMAKALMEVETINHHQVENLFKYHSIYSPDEQPAPASEDSPLPPVPGDGENPLYSL, encoded by the coding sequence TTGAATAAGTTTCTAAAGAATGTTGCGCTATATGTGCTGCTTATCGTCATAGCGGTATCCATATTCAATACCTTCGTCCATCCACAGGAAAAACATTCCGAAATCACATACAGTGATTTTATCTCTCAGGTAGATAAGAAGAATGTATCTTCCGTAACCATGGTCGATCAGTCCATCAGCGGCAAGCTGAAGGATGGTACTGAATTTGCCACCTATGCACCGGCACATGATACGACGCTCCTGCCCAAACTGACGGATAATAACGTAACGATCACGGCTAAGCCGCCGGAACAGCCGTCCTGGTGGATGAGCCTCTTGTCTTCACTTCTTCCGATCGTCATCCTTGTCATCGTATGGTTCTGGATCATGAACCAGACACAGGGCGGCGGCGGACGCGTCATGAGCTTTGGCAAGTCCAGAGCGAAGATGACAGGCGAAGGCCAGGTCCATGTCAACTTTGATGATGTCGCAGGTGAGGACGAAGCGAAGGAAGAACTTTCCGAAGTCGTCGATTTCCTGAAAAATCCGGGACGTTATACGGCTATCGGCGCCAAGATTCCGAAGGGCGTTCTTCTCGTCGGACCTCCAGGTACAGGCAAGACCCTTCTTGCCAGAGCTGTAGCAGGAGAGGCGCGCGTTCCGTTCTTCTCCATCTCCGGTTCCGATTTCGTAGAAATGTTCGTCGGCGTCGGCGCATCCCGCGTACGCGATCTCTTTGCCCAGGCTAAGAAGAATGCACCATGTATCGTATTCATCGATGAAATCGATGCCGTCGGCCGTCAGCGCGGAAGCGGACTGGGTGGCGGACATGATGAACGCGAACAGACGCTGAACCAGCTGCTCGTCGAAATGGATGGTTTCGGTTCCAATGAAGGCATCATCACGATCGCCGCTACGAACCGTCCGGATATCCTTGATCCGGCGCTCCTGCGTCCGGGCCGTTTTGACCGCCGCGTCGTCGTAGGCCGTCCTGACCTTCGCGGACGTCTGGCAATCCTCCGTGTCCATGCAAGAAACAAGCCGCTGGAAGCCGATGTCGATCTCAATACGATTGCCAAGAAGATTCCTGGCTTTACAGGCGCAGATATTGCCAACCTTCTGAATGAAGCTGCACTTCTGGCTGCCCGTCAGAACCGCAAGACCATTTCCATGGCCGATCTTGAAGAAGCCAGTGAAAAAGTCAGCTACGGTCCTGAAAGAAAGAGCCACAAGGTCAGCGATGAAGAAAGAAAACTCACCGCTTACCATGAATCCGGCCATGCCATCATGGCTACCCTTCTTCCGGATGCTGATCCGGTGCACAAAGTCACCATCATCCCACGTGGACAGGCTGGTGGGTACACCATGATGCTTCCGCGTGAAGAAAGATCCTTCATTACAAAATCCCACCTCCTCGCACAGCTGCGCGTCGCTCTTGGCGGCCGCTGCGCTGAAAAGATCATTTTTGATGAAATCTCCAGCGGAGCTTCCGGAGATCTTCAGCAGGTCACCGGCATCCTTCGCAAGATGATCATGGAATGGGGCATGAGCGACCGCCTCGGACCGATGATTTTCGGTGAACATCAGGAACAGATCTTCCTCGGCAAGCAGCTTGGCTCTGAAAGAAACTACGGCGAAACCGTAGCAACGATCATTGACGAGGAAATGCATAAGTACCTGAACGAAGCTTTAAATGATACGATGCAGATGCTGACCGACAACATTGAAGTCCTTCATGCTATGGCAAAGGCTCTGATGGAAGTCGAAACCATCAATCATCATCAGGTTGAAAACCTCTTCAAGTATCATTCCATTTATTCTCCGGATGAACAGCCGGCTCCAGCGAGTGAAGACTCCCCGCTTCCGCCAGTACCGGGTGATGGAGAAAATCCTCTCTATTCCCTCTGA
- a CDS encoding alanyl-tRNA editing protein: MEMNELFYKDVYLKEFDAVVTSCHEGKNGFEVVLDDTAFYPEGGGQPWDTGTLNDAKVTSVRKKDGVIIHYTDKPLAEGTKVHGVIDWIRRFDHMQNHSGEHIFSGLVHKKFGYDNVGFHLHDIVTVDFNGMMTWQDVLDIEREANEIIWKDEETKISFLSKEELSSMDYRSKIELDGTVRIVEFPEGDTCACCGTHVSRAGEVGIVKVLSLARHKGGVRIELVCGRRAMEMMDKIYDLNEDIAVRFSVKPFETKEAVEKQAEEKAELMARLADANRCYFALKAGVLTEGKRAVLLYEEELNAGEIRKFCEYLTETGKDDIYFVLSKKDQDSLNYAIGSAREDLRPLIREWNKALHGRGGGRSEMVQGSFSCRLSEAEDLVRSLNEEM, encoded by the coding sequence ATGGAGATGAATGAACTCTTTTATAAAGATGTCTATCTGAAGGAATTTGACGCAGTCGTCACATCCTGCCACGAAGGGAAGAACGGCTTCGAAGTCGTCCTGGATGATACGGCATTTTATCCTGAAGGCGGCGGACAGCCATGGGATACCGGCACCCTGAATGATGCCAAAGTCACATCCGTACGGAAGAAAGACGGAGTGATCATCCATTATACTGACAAGCCTTTAGCAGAAGGAACGAAGGTCCATGGTGTCATCGACTGGATCCGCCGCTTCGACCATATGCAGAACCATTCCGGCGAGCATATCTTCTCCGGCCTTGTCCATAAGAAATTCGGCTATGACAATGTGGGATTCCACCTGCATGATATCGTGACGGTCGATTTCAATGGCATGATGACATGGCAGGATGTACTGGACATCGAAAGAGAAGCTAATGAAATCATCTGGAAGGATGAAGAGACGAAGATTTCCTTCTTGTCAAAGGAAGAGCTTTCCTCCATGGATTACAGAAGCAAGATCGAGCTTGATGGTACTGTCCGCATCGTGGAATTTCCTGAAGGCGACACCTGCGCCTGCTGCGGCACGCATGTATCGCGCGCAGGGGAGGTAGGCATCGTCAAAGTCCTCTCCCTTGCCAGACATAAAGGCGGCGTCCGCATCGAGCTTGTCTGCGGAAGAAGAGCCATGGAAATGATGGATAAGATTTACGACCTCAATGAGGACATTGCCGTCCGTTTCTCTGTCAAGCCTTTTGAAACGAAGGAAGCAGTCGAAAAACAGGCTGAAGAGAAGGCAGAACTTATGGCAAGGCTTGCTGATGCCAACCGCTGCTATTTCGCTCTTAAAGCGGGCGTACTCACAGAGGGAAAGCGCGCCGTCCTTTTGTACGAAGAAGAGCTGAACGCCGGGGAAATCCGCAAATTCTGCGAATATTTGACGGAAACAGGGAAGGATGACATCTACTTCGTCCTGTCAAAGAAGGATCAGGACTCCCTGAACTATGCCATCGGAAGCGCCAGGGAAGATCTCCGTCCGCTCATCAGAGAATGGAACAAGGCGCTTCATGGAAGAGGCGGCGGAAGGAGCGAAATGGTGCAGGGCTCCTTCTCCTGCCGGCTCTCCGAAGCAGAAGACCTCGTCCGCAGTCTGAATGAAGAAATGTGA
- a CDS encoding FtsB family cell division protein has protein sequence MLRCVFCVSVFLCIVVLGIQSYHFAQLKMQEHEIQQDMDRLTDEKEELEQKKQDLQDPKKLEQKARDELGLVKPGEMPYVK, from the coding sequence ATGCTGAGATGCGTTTTCTGCGTTTCAGTATTCTTATGCATCGTTGTACTAGGCATCCAGAGTTATCACTTTGCTCAGCTGAAAATGCAGGAGCATGAGATACAGCAGGACATGGACCGGCTGACGGATGAAAAGGAAGAGCTCGAGCAGAAGAAGCAGGATCTGCAGGATCCCAAGAAGCTGGAGCAGAAGGCCCGCGACGAACTCGGCCTTGTAAAGCCAGGGGAAATGCCGTACGTCAAGTAG
- a CDS encoding Ppx/GppA phosphatase family protein, producing the protein MRAIIDIGTNSVRLLLAEKDDKDEWKVLKKDLRSSRLGEGMTDTACIGQGARERTLQAVEGFVKEAKEAGADEIFAYGTSIMRDAGNGPDFAKLVEETTGVKVRILSGTEEAYYSYIGAAGTPGVLTAVVDIGGGSTEICMGFGTDVGMCHSFQLGCVRCSKQFDTTTARGLSMLKKHCFELFRTTDLMEYIRNVKRWIGVGGTVTSLAAMIQKLDVYDSEKVQDFVIRQENVTEALKKLSAMSYDERCRTKGLMPERADIIVAGIAILDSLMEYLALSEITVSDRDLSEGLLDADVLVPNEPK; encoded by the coding sequence ATGCGTGCGATTATCGATATCGGAACCAATTCGGTTCGTCTTTTGCTGGCAGAGAAAGATGACAAAGACGAATGGAAGGTTTTGAAAAAGGATCTGAGAAGCAGCCGTCTCGGGGAAGGGATGACTGATACAGCCTGTATCGGACAGGGCGCAAGAGAAAGAACCCTCCAGGCCGTGGAGGGATTTGTAAAGGAAGCGAAAGAAGCAGGCGCTGATGAAATCTTCGCCTACGGCACTTCCATCATGAGAGATGCCGGAAACGGACCGGATTTCGCAAAGCTTGTCGAAGAGACGACAGGCGTCAAAGTCCGCATCCTGTCAGGCACCGAAGAAGCCTACTACAGCTATATCGGCGCAGCCGGCACGCCCGGCGTGCTGACGGCAGTCGTTGATATCGGCGGCGGATCCACGGAGATCTGCATGGGATTCGGCACGGACGTCGGCATGTGCCACAGCTTCCAGCTCGGATGCGTGCGCTGCTCCAAGCAGTTCGACACGACGACGGCAAGAGGCCTCAGCATGCTGAAGAAGCACTGCTTCGAACTCTTCCGCACAACGGACCTCATGGAATACATCAGAAACGTCAAACGCTGGATCGGTGTAGGCGGCACAGTGACTTCGCTGGCAGCCATGATCCAGAAGCTCGATGTGTATGATTCTGAAAAAGTACAGGATTTCGTCATTCGTCAGGAAAATGTGACGGAAGCCCTGAAGAAGCTCAGCGCCATGTCCTATGACGAACGCTGCCGCACAAAGGGCCTGATGCCCGAAAGAGCGGATATCATCGTGGCAGGGATTGCTATTCTGGACAGCCTCATGGAATACCTTGCGCTGTCTGAGATTACTGTAAGCGACAGGGATTTGTCGGAAGGGCTTCTGGATGCCGACGTCCTTGTTCCGAATGAACCGAAATGA
- a CDS encoding M48 family metallopeptidase, giving the protein MKHWKRKMAAAALAAVCATGAFAAPLEVEAASVTEKILYGTAAMLFVSNYYSRMDDHNQLQLLDECQKETGVYEDPAADARVQDVYQRIRDTGTLKRDYKIYVSPQEDINAFMSLGGVMCVNKGTLDTMDDDELAYIMAHEVSHGELRHNVDGVKKRVGLITALNIYLGGDATVGQAILANVAGNYVANAVFTKDQEKQADDRGFEYTVEAGYNPGAPAAAMQVLKDKYGESSPTGLKAVLAPGNHPKTSNRINKNVKRMVKYSGDHVKVDDGWIVVNGEKAFKPAASGNYTDLERTYLTAGKLAKVYHAGNVPDAVYRGNTIYCGSLGIYTTNGSENGLEYTAALNKGISKDRGQAVKDDFEIDETRQQLEKQKKEAAEQGSSEAEQ; this is encoded by the coding sequence ATGAAACACTGGAAGAGAAAAATGGCGGCTGCGGCTCTGGCAGCAGTCTGCGCAACAGGCGCATTCGCAGCTCCCCTCGAAGTTGAGGCGGCTTCCGTAACAGAGAAGATTCTCTATGGAACGGCAGCTATGCTCTTTGTTTCCAATTATTATTCGCGCATGGATGATCATAATCAGCTTCAGCTTCTGGATGAATGCCAGAAGGAAACGGGCGTCTATGAGGATCCGGCGGCAGATGCACGTGTGCAGGATGTCTATCAGAGAATCCGCGACACGGGAACGCTCAAGAGGGATTATAAGATCTACGTATCCCCTCAGGAAGACATCAATGCGTTCATGAGCCTTGGCGGCGTCATGTGCGTCAATAAGGGTACACTTGATACGATGGACGATGATGAGCTGGCTTACATCATGGCTCATGAAGTTTCGCACGGCGAGCTCCGTCACAATGTAGACGGTGTCAAGAAAAGAGTCGGCCTCATTACGGCGCTCAATATTTATCTTGGCGGCGATGCTACGGTGGGCCAGGCAATCCTTGCCAATGTCGCAGGCAACTATGTAGCGAATGCTGTATTTACGAAGGATCAGGAAAAACAGGCAGATGACAGGGGCTTCGAATATACGGTGGAAGCCGGATACAATCCGGGTGCTCCTGCGGCAGCCATGCAGGTCCTGAAGGACAAGTACGGTGAAAGCTCGCCGACCGGCCTCAAAGCAGTTCTGGCACCGGGCAATCATCCGAAAACATCCAACAGAATCAATAAAAATGTAAAGCGCATGGTGAAATATTCCGGAGACCATGTTAAAGTAGATGACGGCTGGATCGTCGTCAATGGAGAAAAAGCCTTCAAGCCGGCTGCTTCGGGAAATTACACTGACCTTGAAAGGACATACCTGACAGCAGGGAAACTGGCAAAGGTTTACCATGCAGGAAATGTTCCGGATGCCGTATACCGCGGAAATACGATTTACTGCGGAAGTCTTGGTATTTATACCACGAATGGCTCTGAAAACGGCCTCGAATACACGGCAGCACTCAATAAGGGCATTTCAAAAGACCGCGGGCAGGCTGTGAAGGATGATTTCGAAATCGACGAAACCCGCCAGCAATTGGAGAAACAGAAAAAGGAAGCCGCGGAGCAGGGATCCTCTGAGGCCGAACAATAA
- a CDS encoding S1 RNA-binding domain-containing protein has product MALEVGNIVEGTVTGIAKFGVFVELPDKSVGLVHISEVASEYVNDVNDYLKVQDKIKVKVITIDDKGKIALSIKQAQPAAPQEKRQNHFHRDHEHGNGRKFHHFTRRENSGDREASAPAPRNQERRSFSGGYRQSARQEAPASFEDKLSRFLKDSDERLLDLKRNVESKRGGRGARRSD; this is encoded by the coding sequence ATGGCTTTAGAAGTCGGCAATATCGTAGAAGGTACAGTTACAGGGATCGCGAAGTTTGGCGTATTTGTTGAACTGCCAGACAAGAGTGTAGGCCTGGTTCACATTTCAGAAGTAGCCAGCGAATATGTGAATGATGTCAATGATTATCTGAAAGTACAGGATAAGATCAAAGTTAAGGTCATCACGATCGATGACAAAGGCAAAATTGCTTTATCCATTAAGCAGGCACAGCCTGCTGCCCCGCAGGAAAAGCGGCAGAATCATTTTCACCGCGATCATGAACACGGCAACGGCAGAAAATTCCACCATTTCACCAGAAGAGAAAATTCCGGTGATCGCGAAGCATCTGCTCCGGCACCCAGGAATCAGGAAAGGCGTTCCTTCTCCGGCGGATACCGCCAGTCGGCAAGACAGGAAGCTCCCGCTTCTTTTGAGGACAAGCTCAGCCGCTTCCTGAAAGACAGTGATGAAAGACTTCTTGATTTGAAACGTAATGTGGAATCTAAGAGGGGCGGACGCGGCGCGCGCCGTTCCGACTGA
- a CDS encoding flavin reductase: protein MSFKEIPVEECGINPFADLSKYCIVTAGNKEKCNPMLVTWGSFGVMWRKPTATIYIRQSRFTKTILDSQDYYTLSVLPVSYKPKESYMGSHSGRDGDKFEGSGLTPCFIGDEAAAVEEADLILVCKKIYSHEMSSEFYTDKETYQRWNEGRQAGNNHSVFMGEIVKVLKKE from the coding sequence ATGTCTTTCAAAGAAATACCTGTAGAAGAATGCGGAATCAATCCGTTTGCCGATTTGTCGAAGTACTGCATCGTTACAGCAGGCAATAAGGAAAAATGCAATCCGATGCTTGTCACCTGGGGGTCCTTCGGCGTCATGTGGAGAAAACCGACTGCGACGATCTATATCCGGCAGAGCCGTTTCACCAAGACGATCCTGGACAGCCAGGACTATTACACGCTTTCCGTCCTCCCGGTTTCCTACAAGCCGAAGGAAAGCTACATGGGATCCCATTCCGGACGCGACGGAGACAAGTTCGAAGGAAGCGGCCTCACCCCATGCTTCATCGGTGACGAAGCTGCCGCTGTAGAAGAAGCCGATCTCATCCTTGTATGCAAGAAGATTTACTCGCATGAAATGTCTTCTGAATTCTACACGGACAAGGAAACATACCAGCGCTGGAATGAAGGCAGACAGGCCGGCAACAACCACAGCGTTTTCATGGGAGAAATCGTGAAGGTACTCAAAAAAGAATAA
- a CDS encoding D-alanyl-D-alanine carboxypeptidase family protein — MKKLLAFLALVIVFVGAAFGVLVVMTPPPPKMEVLPPPPETKAVAAALIDGNTGEMLANKNGELKIYPASTTKILTCIIALEEGKAKLDQNVVVTPLAMGQDGTNIGVRPDMPISLHQLLYGMMLISGNDAAVVTAETVGGSYGRFVEMMNEKAKAIGAVHSHFANPNGLTNPDHYTTAEDMALISAYAMKNPDFRDVVKRKTYPMTYRNGIYRNVENRNEFLSSGYPGANGIKTGMTEAAGDCLVASAERDGRLVIVTLYNDPNRWNDTKAWLDYGFRAAKAREKYDAEMAAEPKVYKFVNQVLGREARA; from the coding sequence ATGAAGAAACTGCTGGCATTTTTAGCGCTGGTTATTGTTTTTGTGGGAGCTGCATTTGGTGTACTGGTGGTGATGACGCCGCCTCCGCCGAAAATGGAAGTCCTCCCGCCTCCGCCTGAAACAAAAGCGGTCGCAGCGGCGCTGATTGATGGAAATACGGGAGAAATGCTGGCAAATAAGAACGGGGAACTGAAGATTTACCCGGCAAGCACGACGAAGATTCTGACCTGCATCATCGCCTTGGAAGAAGGAAAGGCAAAGCTCGACCAGAATGTCGTTGTCACGCCTCTTGCCATGGGCCAGGATGGAACGAATATCGGCGTCCGTCCGGATATGCCGATCAGCCTGCATCAGCTGCTCTACGGCATGATGCTTATTTCAGGAAATGATGCAGCTGTCGTGACGGCTGAAACCGTCGGAGGCTCCTACGGGCGTTTTGTTGAAATGATGAATGAAAAGGCAAAAGCGATCGGTGCTGTGCATTCCCACTTTGCCAATCCAAACGGACTGACCAATCCGGATCATTACACGACGGCAGAAGATATGGCTCTCATTTCTGCGTATGCCATGAAGAATCCGGATTTCCGTGATGTCGTCAAGAGAAAGACATACCCGATGACGTACAGGAACGGCATTTACCGCAATGTGGAAAACAGGAATGAATTCCTTAGCAGCGGTTATCCCGGTGCCAACGGCATCAAGACAGGCATGACCGAAGCTGCCGGAGACTGTCTTGTTGCCTCGGCAGAACGTGACGGCCGCCTTGTCATTGTGACACTCTACAATGATCCGAACCGCTGGAATGATACGAAAGCATGGCTGGATTATGGATTCCGCGCAGCCAAGGCAAGAGAGAAGTATGATGCGGAAATGGCAGCAGAACCTAAGGTATACAAGTTTGTGAACCAAGTACTGGGGAGGGAAGCTCGTGCGTAA
- a CDS encoding IS30 family transposase: MDQNHFTTDTLRKKGAHLTFEERVIIQTRLRDKQSYRSIAREIGCCVNTVCNEVKRGKVLCYNGKVERYRAADGQSTYEAHRENCGRKCDAIAKGAFLDYVQKRLQEHHWSLDACFGRALVTGEFQRGEMVCTKTLYNYVTLGLLGKIKSIDLPLRVKRKNARKRVREHKKKFGRSIDERDPSVDERQDFGHWECDLVLGSRSKDEVLLTLVERKTRCSLIRKLPNKESASVIAAFRKLKDGMFRGCFSRVFLSITTDNGSEFSSLSELEKLSHTRIYYAHPYCSSDKGTNENHNGLFRRFLPKGKKIQDYPVEHISRVECWANTLPRKILGYKTPEECFREEMLAALTA; encoded by the coding sequence ATGGATCAAAATCATTTTACTACGGATACGTTACGCAAAAAAGGGGCTCATTTAACTTTTGAGGAACGAGTCATTATCCAAACGCGTCTCCGCGACAAGCAATCGTATCGGAGCATAGCCCGTGAGATTGGGTGCTGTGTCAATACGGTATGCAACGAGGTGAAGCGTGGCAAGGTTCTTTGCTATAACGGCAAGGTGGAACGCTATCGCGCAGCAGACGGGCAAAGCACCTATGAGGCGCATCGCGAAAACTGTGGTCGCAAATGCGACGCCATAGCAAAGGGAGCATTCCTCGACTATGTGCAGAAGAGACTTCAGGAACATCACTGGTCGCTCGATGCCTGCTTTGGCAGGGCACTGGTTACGGGAGAATTTCAACGTGGCGAGATGGTCTGTACGAAAACCCTGTACAACTATGTCACGCTGGGGCTCCTAGGAAAAATCAAGAGTATTGACCTGCCCTTGCGCGTCAAGCGAAAAAACGCCAGGAAGCGGGTTCGTGAGCATAAGAAGAAGTTCGGCCGCAGTATAGATGAGCGCGATCCTTCTGTGGATGAGCGTCAGGATTTCGGGCATTGGGAGTGTGACCTTGTACTGGGATCTCGCTCAAAGGACGAAGTACTGCTGACTCTGGTTGAGCGCAAGACACGCTGTTCCCTCATCAGAAAACTGCCCAACAAGGAAAGTGCCTCTGTAATAGCAGCCTTCAGAAAATTGAAGGATGGAATGTTCCGCGGCTGTTTCAGCCGAGTGTTCCTCAGCATTACGACAGACAATGGCAGTGAGTTTTCTAGCCTGTCGGAGCTAGAGAAACTAAGTCACACACGGATCTATTATGCGCATCCGTACTGCTCCAGCGACAAAGGTACGAATGAGAATCACAACGGCTTATTCCGTCGATTTCTTCCCAAAGGGAAGAAAATCCAGGATTACCCAGTGGAACACATTTCCAGAGTAGAGTGCTGGGCCAACACCCTGCCAAGAAAAATACTCGGCTATAAGACACCCGAGGAGTGCTTTAGGGAAGAAATGCTTGCAGCACTTACTGCATAA